The genomic window CCCCGGTGGGTTTTTGAAGGAAAATGAGAGTCCGGCACAGTGCGTTCTCAGGGAGATAAGGGAAGAGGTATCGCTATATCTCACGGAGAGGGATATACTCGCAGAGATGCCACTCCACTATCCCATGTCGAGGCAACTGCCTGTGCATCCATTCATAATAAGGGGATATTCGCTCGAAGATGCAAGGCCAGGGGAGGAGGTCGACGAAGTTAGGGTTGTCAACGTATCCGAGCTCATAAAAGATTATGACCAGAACAAAGGTAACATATACAGATATCAGGACTGGATCATTTGGGGGCTGACTTACAGGATTCTCACAACGTACATCGAACGCTACTATGGGAATTTTGACTTCTGATCATTTTTTCAGGGAAAACGACATTTAAAATATGGAGATATATTTAACAGAATATGGAACGATCCATCAGAGACTATCAGTTCATCATCTATGCTGTTGTATTTGTGGCAAGCTTCACCGTACTCATAATAGCTTCAAACCAGCTACTGTTCCACAATGCATTTCTAGATGCTGCAGCCTTTGATGTTGGTGACTGGGTATACTGGATATTTGCCCTGAGCTTCATCTTTACAATTACGATGGCCTATCTTATGGTGAAGAATCTCAGCGATAGGGCTAAGTTCGAATCCATGATCAACAGCCCAAGCAAGAGCATCTTTGTGAGGAATATGAACGATCTAGAGATGCTCGCCGCTAGACTGGGAAAAAGCTACAAGATACAGTTGGATCAGGCAAAGGAAAAATGGAAGGTCAAGTGATCAGATCCTTCACAAACTGTGGCAGTTTGAACGATCCGTCCATTACCTCAGCATTGAAGTATTTTCCTGAGATGCTGACCGGCCTCGGCTTCATTGTCCAAGGCGATGCGACAGTGAACGACCAGAAACCGCTCGGATAAGTCGGTATGAATCCAGTATAGACGCGCACATCATTGAAAACCTCTTTCATGCCGGAATAGGCAAGTTTTATTGCCTTTGGCTGGTAAAATGGAGAGCCGGACTGCGATACCAGGACTGCCCCCTGGTTCATGATCCTCTTTGTGTCTGCATAGAACTCCTTTGAGAACAGGCCTTCGGCTGGTCCTTCTGGATCGGTTGAATCGATTATTATTAGATCGAACTTTTCTTCCGTATTCTTAACGTATTTTATACCATCCTGTATTAGCAGCTTGACGTGGCTATCACTGAAGGCAGAGGATAGATTTGGAAAGAATCTTTTCGACACCTCGACCACTTGATCGTCTATTTCAACATTTACTATGTGCTTCAGGCCGAGATCGAGAAGGCGCCTCGCTGCTCCACCATCACCGCCTCCGATGATGAGGGCGCTCTCTGGAGGTTTCTGGGTGAGGTGATACGGCACCATCGTTATGAGTTCATGGTAGATGTATTCATCCCTCTCGGTAAGCTGTACGGTACCGTCTATGGCTAGGAGCTTACCGAAATCATAGGTGTCGAACAGATCGATCCTCTGATAATCGGTCTTTATGGACAGGAGCTGATCGCTTACCCTGAATGAGAGCTGCAGATTGTCTGAATATCTTTCTGAAAACCAATTTTCTATTAACTTCATCCCGCTTTTATTGTTTGTGCGTATTTAGATTTTAGCCGATTGAAAATTCTTTACCGTGAATCTGTCAATGCAGAAAGCTAAAATCAGCGATACAATATACTTTCATGGATAGAAAGCAGCTTTTGACTAGACCGGTCAGAGATCTCTCAATAAGTGCAGAAACAAAACTTGGCGACCTCATGTCTCAGTTCTCAAGCGTTGGTGGATTCACTGCGGCGAAGATATATGAGGCATACACCATAATAAGGGATATGCTGCAGGAGGAGAACACAACGTTTCTTTCATTTCCGGCCGATATAATATCCACTGGATTGCGCGGAGTCATAAATGAAATTGTGAAGAGAAAGCTCGTGGATGTGATAATAACAACATCTGGAACGCTTGATCACGACATAGCCAGAACTTACAGGGATTACTACTGTGGATCCTTCAGCTACAGCGATGTTGAGCTGAGGGACATAGGCATAAACAGACTCGGCAATGTACTGGTTCCCGACGAATCCTACGGAGAGATCATCGAGGAGAAGGTCATGGAATCGCTGGAGAAATTGTACGGAAAAAAGAAGGAATGGGCAACCGTTGATCTCATAAGGGAGGTTGGTCTTGATATAAACGACGATCGCTCAATACTCTACAACGCGGCCAGAAACAACATACCTGTGTTCGTGCCTGGAATAACTGACGGCTCCTTTGGATCACAGCTCTGGAGCTTCTATGAGCAGCACCATGACTTCAAGATAAACCTTCTTGAGGACGAGCACAGGCTGTCGGATATAATATTCGATGCAAAGAAGACGGGCGCAATAATGATAGGCGGAGGAATATCGAAGCATCATACCATCTGGTGGAATCAGTTCCGCGATGGATTGGATTACGCAGTTTATGTGACTACCGCCCAGGAATACGATGGATCGCTTTCTGGTGCGAAGCTTGAGGAGGCAATTTCGTGGAAGAAAGTGAGGCCTGATGCGAGGTATGTGAACGTGTATGGTGATGCAACGGTCATAATGCCTTTGCTTATGGCACCATTCCTCTGATCATTTTGATCTTTAATATTATGCTTTTTTGAATCAGTCAGGAAGGATATCATAACCTTTATTAATTAATAACATATCTTACTATATGGAACTTTTAAATATTGGTGAAATGGCTCCGGATTTTGAGACGATCGATCAGAATGGAAACACTGTGAAGCTAAGTTCTTACAGAGGAAAGCCTGTTGTTCTGTACTTTTATCCTAAGGATAATACTCCAGGATGTACAACAGAGGCCTGCAATTTCAGGGATAATTTCAATTCGTTCAGAGAGGCCGGCGTTGAGGTTATAGGGGTGAGTGTTGACTCGCCAGAGTCGCACAAGAGGTTTGCTGAAAAATACAATCTGAACTTCACACTGGCTTCAGATAAATCGAAGGATATCGTTAAGAAATACGGCGTGCTTGGACTGGCCACGGCAAAACGTGTGACATATATAATAGATCCATATGGAAAGATAGCGTATGTTTATCCTAAGGTGACGCCGAAAGATCATGCGCTTGAGGTCATGAACAAGCTTAAGGAATTGAATCTTGTTAAATAACGGATTGGCATGATCTGGAAATACATGTTAAATATCATCAGAATAGCATTTCATCAATGGAAATATACCTATATTTCATCGCCGGAGATCACAATTGTACATTGATAGTTCAACGATCTGATAAAATAGCTGTTAACCTTGAATTTTCATAATGGTATACTGTGATGGTCTATCTGCATATAAAATAAAAAATAGAATCTATTTTTAAATTTAATTTATAGATTCGCTCATGCTCAGGCTGAAGGATGGTGCACTGGTACCAGATGATATAGATCCAGATCCGATCTCAAACGCTACATATATCGTTGTTCCATGCGCTACATCATCAAAGGTGAATGTTTCACTTCCAGGGCTTGCCAGTGAAAACGAATACACCGGTCCGGAGTTAGAGATAGTCGTTCCACTTATTGTAAACGGAGTTTCTGAGAGATAGATCGTTGTACTAGCTGGAAACGCACTGCTACCAGATGCAGCATCAGTCTTAGCGCTTGGGACATTAATGGTTACGTTGAATGTTCCCGGCATGGAGCTAGTAAAGTTAATGTCAAGAACATTGACTTCATATATGGTCTCGTTGGTCATGACTCCAAGAGTTATGTTACCTATCACTTCGCTTTCGCTGCTAGATCTAGCGTGCCACCCAAATCCTACGCTCATGTTCGCCGCCATATAGTTGCTTCCAGGCTGTATGTAGAATAAAGGTTGAACCTGTACCCCTGTTCCGCCGCTGAAGCCAACGACAAGAACGTCTGCAACCGCCACAGCCGGCAGTACGGTTGCAACCACTGCTACCAATACCAACATCATCTTTCTATTCATTTCCTCACATCCTATTCTTACACCTGTTAAAGGCAATTAAAGTAACAATAGTGAATATTAAACGAAAAGGAATTTAAATTATGTTAGAAAATTATGTATCTTTATTACATAATATAACTTTCTACGAGTCTTATTTAAAGATTCAATATTCACAGAAAGTTTATAGGCCTAGTGGAAGCAAAAAAACTCTGATCTTTGGATAGAATATGCAGAGACTTCGCCTGCTTTAAAGATTCATAAAATTTAAGGAGACAGACATAGATAAAGCTGGAAAGATGATAATGATAATAGAGAACCTAAAAGCATCATTTAGGAGATACACATCATGATGAAACGCAATGAATAGTAGGTTTCATTAGCTCAATAATATTTAAAACGAAAATTGTAAAATAATCTCATATGCTATAATTTTTGTCGTCCTCCATGAGCATCAGGGAGACGAATATCGATCCCAATATCCATATCAACGCTATTATAAGCAATATAATATTGTTGTATGCGATCGCTATAATAAATAGAACAATGGGGATAAAATACTTCAGCAATCCCCATGTGAGATCGTAGTAATCCATTTAGGATCATCCGAAGAGTGCGCTCAGTCCAGACATTGCCTCTTCTTCTTCGTGTTCCTTGTCCTCTTCTTTCTTCTTCTCCTCTTTCTTCTTTGGCTCTTCCTTCTTCTTTTCTTCCGCAGCAGGAGCTGGTGCAGCAGCAACCTGGGCCACGGAGGCATTCTTCAGAACCTCATCTATGTTAACGCCCTTTAGTCCAGAAACCAGTGTTTTAAGTCTGGCCTCATCGACCTGAACGCCAACGTCTTCCAGTACCTTTTTCAGCTTTTCTTCATCTACTTCCTTTCCAGCTGCATGAAGCAGCAGAGCTCCATATACATATTCCATCTTCATTACCTCCTATTGAAACAGAGCACCGAGTCCCTCGGATATGCTCTCATCAGGCGATTTTTCCTCCGTTTTCGCCTCTTCCTTATTCTCTTCAGGGGTTTCCTGTGTATTACCCTTATTCAAAACATTGTTTAAAATTATCGCATTCGCATTGGCTCTCACTAGGAAGTCCTTCACATTGTCTTCTGTTATGAACTGCCCTGCGAGTGCAAGAGCATCAGCCTTTATCTTAGCCTCAGCTAACAGATCTTTGAGAACCTCATCCACGAAGAACATTGAAGTCTTCGCCAATGATTTAGCTTGGGCAAATGCGCTTGCAAGCTCACCTGCAATCTTATCCGGTGTAAGGGCCAGAACATCCTTTGAATAGATCAGCCCTTCGCTGTATAGGCCTAGCAGCTGAAGTCCGACTTCAAGTGGTTTGATTTCGAGCATCTCCAGTATCTTGGCCTTGTCTTTGGATATCGTTTCTCCCTTCTTGACGAACACAGTCTCCTTCTTTATAGCTATCTTGCCCTTCTCAACGCCCGTCTGAAGACCTACCTTCTGGAATTCCGTCATCATTGGTCCTGGTGGAAAACCTGTTGTCATTGGCTGAATGACTATGTCTTCTGGTGCAATCTCGCCACCGCGCGGAGCGGTCTTCTGGAAGGTAGACTCTATTATCCTGTATATCTCAGTGGGATCCAGATCCGATGTGATTAAGGCTATCTGTCCTCCAGAATTCTCCTTGAGTTTAGCGAGATTGCTATCACCCATACTGTCAAGCGCTTTGAACAAAAGGGTCTTCTTTAATACCTTTAGGGTAATCTTTCCCCTATTCTTTCCCCTGATATCTTGTATCTGTCTTGTCCTTATACCTGCTGTATCTACCAGAGCAACGGATCTTGAATTTTTGATCCTCTGGGTGATTTCATTAACAAGTTCCTTCTTCTTCTGGCTGACTTCCTTCATTTTTCATCACCGGCCGATATTTCGATGGCATTACCCATGGTTGTCTTCACGTACACGCTGCGTATATTTGATGCACCACGTTCAAGCTTGCCGGTTATCCTGTTCATAACTGCCATTATGTTTTCGCTGATCTTGTCTGTGTCCATGGATCTTGTGCCGACTGGTACGTGGAAGGTCAGGGCATTTCTGCTCCTTGCCTTCACGGTGTTCTTCAGATTCTTGATCAGAGGAGCAGGATCCTGTCCGGGCGGTATAGGCCTGGGCATCTTTCCTCTTGGGCCGAGGACCTGACCAAGGCTTTTACCTATGTTGGCCATCAGTGTTGCCTCGGCTATGAAGAAATAAGCCTGATTTACGATCTTCTTGAACGCCTTCTTGTCCTCGGCGAATTTTGATATATCCTCAGCTCCGAAGACGAAATCTGCTGAACCTCTGGCCTTTGCCTTGAGCTCGTCAGAACCAAATACAGCAACCTTTACGTCCTTTCCTCGACCATTTGGAAGCAGAATTTCTTCATTAATCCTGTTTTTGGGATTACTCATGTCAACGTCTTTGAGATTTATTGCAATCTCCACGCTTTCCTCAAATTTCCTTTGTGGAGATTTCTCCTTTACTTCGTTAACTGCCTTCTTCACGTCATTGATGTTCAATCATCCCACCTCTTCAAATGGATATTTCTCCGGCTTTTATCTGGCGCTGGACTTCCTTGGGGTCCTTTCCATCAACATTTATCCCCATGGAGACGCATGTCCCCAGCACTTCCAGCGTAGCAGCCTTCAGATCACTGGCCAGCATGGAAACCATTTTAGTCTTCGCGACTTCCACTATCTGATCCAGCGTAGCATTTCCAGCCACTGCCTCCTTTCTCTTTGCAGCTCCCTTTTCAATACCAAGCTTCTTCTTCAACAGTGCAGAGGTGGGAGGAATCCCAACGGTTATTTCGTATTTCTTTGTCTCAGGATCCACAACAGTAATAGTAACAGGGACTCTCATTCCCTGGAATTCTTTAGTCTTTTCATTAATTTCTTTGACTACCTGGGCAACGTTCAATCCAAGTGGACCTAGTGCAGGTCCTATGGGTGGTCCCGTGGTGGCCTTCCCACCTTCCACCATCGTCTTCACTGACTGTGCCATTATTGAGCACCCTGAAACTCAATATAAAACTAATATAAATAACCATCTCAAATGCAGAATACTAATCGTAATGGTCCAGTGTGTTTCAAATATATATAAAAAGATATGATCCAGCCAAACCATCAGGTTATTCCGGAGAAGCTGGTAGAAGATCATGAAGAGGTAGTACCTCAACTATGCGATTCTTATGAACTGATCTTTTTGGATTTGACCAGTATTTTCCCAGCGCTTTGAAAAAATCTATCTGATCTTCTCTTCTTATCAAGAAGTAGTTGTCAAGATGGCCCGCCCCATCGCTGTATCCCCAGTAATCAATCGGGCCCATAACACTTTTGACTATGTCAAAGAAGAAATCATGGAACCAGCTACTCTCAAGATGGAACTGTACAATCTTTGAGTTCTTGTTTGATTTATATATTTCGAACTGACCATTGAATTTTATATTGCTGTTATGAACTCTAGCTATGATCTCATTGGTGTCTGATGCAACATACTTCATTCTGAAATTCATAGTGTTCTGAAATAAACCTCCTGAATTGGTTGTAAGTTCCTCGTCTGAGAGAGTCCAGGTTGTCCTTATCACAAGCACCATATTCGGATTTATGTCCTTTCTTTCTATGGCTATTCTAAATGATGGAACAGTTAATCCTTCAAGCCTTTCCAGTCTAATGATCTCGGCAGGTAATGGAGCGAGATTTACGTAGTCAAGCACCAGCTTAGTAACGGAGTCAAGGGCATCTTCAACGAACTCAAAGGCGATTATGAGTTCATCCCTCCCTAGGCTTATTACTGGGTACATTGTGAGGCCAGGGATCGATGCCAGCCGGTTGATGGACGCATTGGAAACTTCAGATATATCTCTTATCAGGGCGTTTGTATCATGCTTCATGACCTTTCCCAGCCCCATCTTTGTGTAGAAGGAATTTATGTAATCAACAACAGATTCAACTTCATCAGTCTTGAGAGTCTTGAAGGCATTTATAAACATCCTCCACCTTCCATTTTCTCTCGCGAACATAGCACCGAAGTTGTACCTCTTGTTCTCTTCGTTGTATCCTGGAAACATCTTGAGAAGACGTTCTGGAACGGGATTAGGTACGCTTACCCTTATGGTAGCAAGATAGTCTAGTGAAGGAGGAAAGACGTGATCATTCATCTGATCTTTATCCTGACCTGTATTAATTTAATTTCGTTCAAGCTTCCTGCATGATTGCGAAATTTTTCCATAACAGAATGAGATCCGTACACTAATTACCAACGGTAATTTATTATTATAGAAATTAGAAATATTTAATTCTTATACTGGAAAACACAAACTGGATGATAACATAGTAAATGCACAATTTGGTAAGCATTTAGGGGTAAAACTCTGAATGCTTTATAAGAAATATGGTAAATGGGAATTAAAATATGACTATAGGTAATATGGTGCTGATCCATGGATAAGATAAAAGTTGGATTGATAGGTTCAACAGGCATTGTTGGTTCGCTCATCTCTAAGATGATTGTAGATCACCCCTATTTCGAATTATCCAATGTGTATGCATCGGATAGGAGTGCAAATAGAAAATACGGAGAAGCGGCCTACGGAAATATACCGGCCAAGTACGAAGATATTCTTGTGAAAGAAAGTGATGCCGATCTCATTATAAAGGATAGAAATGACATCATATTCAGCGCCGTCAGCGATGAAAGGGCAGGTGTAATAGAAAGAAGGCTTGCAGAATCTGGGATCCCTGTTTTCACAAATGCTTCCGCAAATAGAATGGAGCCGGATGTTCCCATAATTATCCCGGAGATAAATGGCGATTTGATCAACAGGATCAGGAGCGACGGCTTCATCATTGCGAACGGCAATTGCAGTACCATCGGCCTTTCACTTGGCATTGATCCGATAATTCACGAAGCTATTGAGGAGATAGACGTGACAACCCTTCAATCTGTGAGTGGTGCAGGTTATCCCGGGATGGCTTCCATCGATATAATAGATAACGTTATCCCATATATCGCGAAGGAGGAAACCAAGATAGAGAGAGAAACAGCAAAGATATTTTCAGGCAAGTTGAACGCGGAGATATATGCAACAGCCACACGTGTTCCAGTAAAAATAGGACATCTTGAATCCATACACGTTAGATTTAGGAAGGACATAGATGCTGAAACAATTCTGGAAGAATTCAAAAACTACAGGAATGGCTCTCTGAAGACGGATCTACCTTCACTGCCTGAGAATTCTGTTGTCATGGTGCAGGAAGATGACAGGCCACAACCCGCAATCGATGGTATGAACGGCGGCCCGGGTCTCAAAGCGGGCATGTCCGTATCGATTGGAAGGATCAGGGTGAAGGCCAGAAGTTTGGACTTTGTGTTATTGGTTAACAATATTGTGAGAGGTGCGGCCGGTTCCACGCTCCTTAACGCTGAACTTGCCCATGCAGAGGGATTGATTTGAGGGGAAAATGTGTTGTGAAGATAGGAGGATCAGTATTGAAGGATAGTTCCTCCCTTGTTCGAATAGACAGCATCGTGAGACATTTTGAAGATCCTGTTATAGTCGTTAGTGCCTTTAAGGGGATCACGGATGCACTCTATGATCTTTACGAGTGTGGCGAATGCAGGTTGAATGGTCTAAAGGATCTTATCAATATGCATTTAAGAATGATCAAGGAAGAATTCTCCTATTCTGGCGATTTTCAGATATCGCAAGACAGCATAAAGGAAAGGGATTCATACGTCTCCTATGGAGAGAAGATCTCCGCCTACGTCATCGCCAGGTTTCTGACGCAGAACGGGCTAAAATCTATCCCAGTGTATGCAGACAGTTCGGGGATCATGATAAACGATTC from Thermoplasma sp. Kam2015 includes these protein-coding regions:
- a CDS encoding CoA pyrophosphatase, yielding MRHGEAAVGLIIDRSDLILIKRKIRSDDPWSGDVAFPGGFLKENESPAQCVLREIREEVSLYLTERDILAEMPLHYPMSRQLPVHPFIIRGYSLEDARPGEEVDEVRVVNVSELIKDYDQNKGNIYRYQDWIIWGLTYRILTTYIERYYGNFDF
- a CDS encoding DUF3198 domain-containing protein, with the translated sequence MERSIRDYQFIIYAVVFVASFTVLIIASNQLLFHNAFLDAAAFDVGDWVYWIFALSFIFTITMAYLMVKNLSDRAKFESMINSPSKSIFVRNMNDLEMLAARLGKSYKIQLDQAKEKWKVK
- the speE gene encoding polyamine aminopropyltransferase — its product is MKLIENWFSERYSDNLQLSFRVSDQLLSIKTDYQRIDLFDTYDFGKLLAIDGTVQLTERDEYIYHELITMVPYHLTQKPPESALIIGGGDGGAARRLLDLGLKHIVNVEIDDQVVEVSKRFFPNLSSAFSDSHVKLLIQDGIKYVKNTEEKFDLIIIDSTDPEGPAEGLFSKEFYADTKRIMNQGAVLVSQSGSPFYQPKAIKLAYSGMKEVFNDVRVYTGFIPTYPSGFWSFTVASPWTMKPRPVSISGKYFNAEVMDGSFKLPQFVKDLIT
- a CDS encoding deoxyhypusine synthase, with translation MDRKQLLTRPVRDLSISAETKLGDLMSQFSSVGGFTAAKIYEAYTIIRDMLQEENTTFLSFPADIISTGLRGVINEIVKRKLVDVIITTSGTLDHDIARTYRDYYCGSFSYSDVELRDIGINRLGNVLVPDESYGEIIEEKVMESLEKLYGKKKEWATVDLIREVGLDINDDRSILYNAARNNIPVFVPGITDGSFGSQLWSFYEQHHDFKINLLEDEHRLSDIIFDAKKTGAIMIGGGISKHHTIWWNQFRDGLDYAVYVTTAQEYDGSLSGAKLEEAISWKKVRPDARYVNVYGDATVIMPLLMAPFL
- a CDS encoding peroxiredoxin gives rise to the protein MELLNIGEMAPDFETIDQNGNTVKLSSYRGKPVVLYFYPKDNTPGCTTEACNFRDNFNSFREAGVEVIGVSVDSPESHKRFAEKYNLNFTLASDKSKDIVKKYGVLGLATAKRVTYIIDPYGKIAYVYPKVTPKDHALEVMNKLKELNLVK
- the rpl12p gene encoding 50S ribosomal protein P1, with the translated sequence MEYVYGALLLHAAGKEVDEEKLKKVLEDVGVQVDEARLKTLVSGLKGVNIDEVLKNASVAQVAAAPAPAAEEKKKEEPKKKEEKKKEEDKEHEEEEAMSGLSALFG
- a CDS encoding 50S ribosomal protein L10, with protein sequence MKEVSQKKKELVNEITQRIKNSRSVALVDTAGIRTRQIQDIRGKNRGKITLKVLKKTLLFKALDSMGDSNLAKLKENSGGQIALITSDLDPTEIYRIIESTFQKTAPRGGEIAPEDIVIQPMTTGFPPGPMMTEFQKVGLQTGVEKGKIAIKKETVFVKKGETISKDKAKILEMLEIKPLEVGLQLLGLYSEGLIYSKDVLALTPDKIAGELASAFAQAKSLAKTSMFFVDEVLKDLLAEAKIKADALALAGQFITEDNVKDFLVRANANAIILNNVLNKGNTQETPEENKEEAKTEEKSPDESISEGLGALFQ
- a CDS encoding 50S ribosomal protein L1, producing MNINDVKKAVNEVKEKSPQRKFEESVEIAINLKDVDMSNPKNRINEEILLPNGRGKDVKVAVFGSDELKAKARGSADFVFGAEDISKFAEDKKAFKKIVNQAYFFIAEATLMANIGKSLGQVLGPRGKMPRPIPPGQDPAPLIKNLKNTVKARSRNALTFHVPVGTRSMDTDKISENIMAVMNRITGKLERGASNIRSVYVKTTMGNAIEISAGDEK
- a CDS encoding 50S ribosomal protein L11; this translates as MAQSVKTMVEGGKATTGPPIGPALGPLGLNVAQVVKEINEKTKEFQGMRVPVTITVVDPETKKYEITVGIPPTSALLKKKLGIEKGAAKRKEAVAGNATLDQIVEVAKTKMVSMLASDLKAATLEVLGTCVSMGINVDGKDPKEVQRQIKAGEISI
- the asd gene encoding aspartate-semialdehyde dehydrogenase, translating into MDKIKVGLIGSTGIVGSLISKMIVDHPYFELSNVYASDRSANRKYGEAAYGNIPAKYEDILVKESDADLIIKDRNDIIFSAVSDERAGVIERRLAESGIPVFTNASANRMEPDVPIIIPEINGDLINRIRSDGFIIANGNCSTIGLSLGIDPIIHEAIEEIDVTTLQSVSGAGYPGMASIDIIDNVIPYIAKEETKIERETAKIFSGKLNAEIYATATRVPVKIGHLESIHVRFRKDIDAETILEEFKNYRNGSLKTDLPSLPENSVVMVQEDDRPQPAIDGMNGGPGLKAGMSVSIGRIRVKARSLDFVLLVNNIVRGAAGSTLLNAELAHAEGLI